A stretch of the Candidatus Jettenia sp. AMX2 genome encodes the following:
- a CDS encoding DEAD/DEAH box helicase family protein, which produces MLYKTMVKRRQNRQKQANFKFEKSLVLFQYILSLFEVQSLDDLCEGMKESHLEGFDEGNVSRFHNHLVNKIYERHAMPDDLLLRYDQNIVSHTLYISQKRNGLRWKYFQYMALLFTEIYLDKYFQDADNFLRKLNDFVMQFNSDKEPGEQVEPYTPEDLNKIVFWQATGSGKTLIMHVNILQYHHYLKKYGRQGDVNRTILLTPNEGLSEQHRREFLLSGIDAELFNKDAIGLFRSNAIEIIDVHKLKEESGEKTVGVDCFEGNNLVLVDEGHRGAGGEEWMDKRNRLCEQGFSFEYSATFGQAMKASGKKDMLQQYAKCIMFDYSYKYFYHDGYGKEYSILNLAEDRYEEQRQLYLTACLLCFYQQLLIYNEQESEFSPFLLEEPLWVFVGSKVNAVRTERGGKVSDVVDILLFLDCFLKNTQQSIEYIHRLLAGTSQLNDTQGKDLFAGRFTYLIEKSMSAQDMYADVKRRVFNCTNFEAKMYLDNLKDIQGEIGLRLGDNEYFGVINVGDDRELIKLCEQNGLITSDKDFSDSLFHQLSERYSPVKILIGSKKFTEGWNSWRVSTMGLMNVGRSEGSEIIQLFGRGVRLKGYGMSLKRSSHIKTIKAPKYISTIETLNVFGIKADYMRQFREYLEEEGVKGKDDYEEIVIPAISNLGTRKLKYPQLKEGVNFKKHGPSPTLGEPDEYLLERPVVVDWYPKIEALQSHLARFAVDAALHEGKLRDEHVAFIDFEEIYFELQKYKNERGYHNLNIKKNMLHVLLERTDWYVLYIPEEELVFRSFDQVHLWQEIAITLLKKYCDHYYHAKRLDYEKDKMEYKYLDEVEIALEAQGKRGNIIDEYTFLVEKSRTDIIAKLKELKQKIGHHDFRDFEFRSLRSFSFDQHLYKPLIYIKDSEIKVIPVALNEGENQFVIDLKKYFEGNADYFHDKELYLLRNLGRGRGRGVGFFQAHNFYPDFILWLVVNGKQYINFIDPHGIRHAKGIDDPKIGFHKEIKTLENQIGDHDAILNSFIVSVTEFDQIKWWRKQLKEEYLEKHNVVFQNKNDIGYIREIFNILGFK; this is translated from the coding sequence ATGCTTTATAAAACTATGGTAAAAAGACGGCAAAATAGACAAAAGCAGGCAAATTTTAAGTTTGAAAAATCCCTTGTCCTTTTTCAATATATCCTGAGCCTTTTCGAAGTACAATCTTTGGACGATTTGTGCGAGGGAATGAAGGAGTCTCACTTAGAAGGCTTTGACGAAGGCAATGTTTCCCGTTTTCATAACCATCTGGTAAATAAAATTTATGAACGTCATGCCATGCCTGATGATCTTCTTTTACGATACGATCAAAATATCGTAAGCCATACATTATATATCTCCCAAAAACGCAATGGCCTTCGCTGGAAATATTTTCAGTATATGGCGCTCCTTTTTACAGAAATTTATCTGGACAAATATTTTCAGGATGCTGATAACTTTTTGAGAAAATTGAACGATTTTGTTATGCAATTTAACAGTGATAAAGAACCAGGCGAACAGGTGGAACCATATACGCCTGAAGACCTTAACAAAATCGTCTTCTGGCAGGCAACAGGTTCCGGTAAGACGCTGATTATGCATGTCAACATACTCCAATATCACCATTATCTGAAGAAATATGGCAGGCAGGGCGATGTAAACAGGACCATTCTTTTAACTCCGAATGAAGGGCTTTCAGAGCAGCACAGAAGAGAATTCTTATTATCAGGCATAGATGCCGAGCTTTTTAACAAAGACGCAATAGGACTCTTTCGCAGCAATGCCATTGAAATTATCGATGTGCACAAACTTAAGGAAGAATCAGGGGAAAAGACGGTGGGTGTGGATTGTTTTGAGGGAAATAACCTGGTGCTTGTTGATGAGGGACATCGTGGCGCTGGTGGAGAGGAGTGGATGGATAAGCGTAATCGCTTATGTGAACAGGGTTTTTCCTTTGAATATTCGGCTACCTTTGGCCAGGCCATGAAGGCATCGGGCAAAAAGGATATGCTTCAGCAGTATGCAAAGTGCATCATGTTTGATTATTCCTATAAATATTTTTATCATGATGGTTACGGGAAGGAGTATTCCATTTTAAATCTTGCTGAAGACCGTTACGAAGAACAAAGACAACTCTATCTTACCGCCTGCCTGTTATGCTTTTATCAGCAACTTCTCATATACAATGAACAAGAAAGTGAATTTTCCCCATTCTTATTGGAAGAACCTTTGTGGGTCTTTGTTGGAAGTAAAGTGAATGCGGTTCGCACAGAACGGGGAGGCAAGGTTTCTGATGTTGTTGATATTTTGCTATTTTTGGACTGTTTTCTGAAGAACACACAACAATCAATTGAATATATCCATCGCCTGTTGGCAGGAACGTCTCAGCTTAATGATACGCAGGGAAAGGATCTTTTTGCCGGACGGTTTACCTATTTGATTGAAAAAAGCATGAGTGCCCAGGATATGTACGCAGACGTCAAAAGACGAGTATTTAACTGTACTAATTTTGAAGCAAAAATGTACCTGGACAATTTAAAAGATATCCAGGGTGAAATTGGTTTAAGACTGGGGGATAACGAGTATTTTGGTGTCATTAACGTTGGCGATGACCGTGAATTGATAAAACTGTGTGAGCAAAATGGTCTTATTACATCGGATAAAGATTTTTCAGACTCACTCTTTCATCAGCTTTCAGAAAGGTATTCTCCGGTAAAAATACTTATCGGGTCAAAGAAATTTACAGAAGGGTGGAATAGCTGGCGTGTAAGTACCATGGGGCTTATGAATGTAGGAAGGTCTGAAGGGTCAGAAATTATTCAATTGTTTGGGCGGGGGGTACGATTGAAAGGATACGGCATGAGCCTGAAACGTAGCTCGCACATAAAGACAATAAAAGCCCCGAAATACATTAGTACCATTGAAACACTGAATGTGTTTGGTATTAAAGCAGATTACATGCGTCAATTCAGGGAGTATTTGGAGGAAGAAGGGGTAAAAGGAAAAGATGACTACGAAGAGATTGTGATACCGGCGATTTCTAACCTTGGCACAAGGAAACTGAAGTATCCGCAGCTTAAAGAAGGGGTTAATTTCAAGAAGCATGGTCCAAGCCCAACGCTGGGAGAACCCGATGAATATCTGCTTGAGCGCCCGGTAGTAGTTGACTGGTACCCAAAGATTGAAGCGCTTCAAAGCCACCTTGCCCGCTTTGCTGTGGATGCGGCGCTTCACGAAGGAAAACTCAGGGATGAGCATGTTGCTTTTATCGATTTTGAAGAAATCTATTTTGAATTACAAAAATATAAGAATGAACGTGGCTATCATAATCTCAATATAAAAAAGAATATGCTGCACGTTTTATTGGAACGGACAGATTGGTATGTACTCTACATCCCTGAGGAAGAGCTTGTGTTTCGTTCATTTGATCAGGTACATTTATGGCAGGAAATAGCAATAACATTACTGAAAAAATATTGTGACCATTATTATCATGCAAAGCGGTTGGATTATGAAAAAGACAAGATGGAATACAAGTACCTTGATGAGGTTGAAATAGCCTTAGAAGCACAGGGAAAAAGGGGTAATATTATAGATGAATATACATTCCTTGTTGAAAAATCCCGGACAGACATAATTGCAAAGCTAAAAGAGCTGAAGCAAAAAATAGGACATCACGATTTCAGAGATTTTGAGTTTAGATCCCTTCGTTCATTTTCATTTGATCAGCATTTATACAAACCCCTGATTTACATAAAAGATAGTGAGATAAAGGTGATACCCGTTGCATTGAACGAAGGGGAAAATCAATTTGTTATTGATTTAAAAAAATATTTCGAGGGCAATGCCGATTATTTCCATGATAAAGAATTGTATTTACTTCGGAACCTGGGCAGGGGTAGGGGTAGGGGTGTCGGATTTTTTCAGGCACACAACTTTTATCCGGATTTTATTTTATGGTTGGTCGTTAATGGCAAGCAGTACATAAATTTTATCGACCCGCATGGCATTCGCCATGCAAAAGGCATTGATGATCCAAAGATAGGTTTTCACAAAGAGATTAAAACCTTAGAAAACCAAATTGGTGATCACGATGCCATTTTGAATTCATTTATTGTTTCTGTTACTGAATTCGATCAGATCAAATGGTGGAGAAAACAACTTAAAGAGGAATATTTAGAAAAACACAATGTAGTTTTTCAGAATAAAAATGACATTGGTTATATAAGAGAAATATTTAACATTTTAGGCTTTAAATGA